A part of Setaria viridis chromosome 8, Setaria_viridis_v4.0, whole genome shotgun sequence genomic DNA contains:
- the LOC117834743 gene encoding BTB/POZ and MATH domain-containing protein 1 — MWAALGWAPAASRSIAPPEGTSELVAKAVSGSHVLTVNGYSQTKGVVYGDFITAATFAAAGHRWSILYYPNGNSYDNSDCISLYLKIDPSTCGPDVVKARFRFSLLGENGEPVPGYSKSSEFFATMIEKRGIDRFIKSFTLELSGCIIDDCFSVRCDITVLKVIHKDKGVAAERFVVVPPSNIDKDLGHLLSSGKGADITFVVDGETFAAHRNILVARSPVFMAEFFSPMKEKAAECVRIDDMEARVFEALLHFVYTDSLPEIDQGAAMVMAQHLLVAADRYSLERLKLICEDKLCNYIDTTTVGTILTLAEQHGRHGLKKACFQFLMSGNNLNAAIGTDAFDHLTNSCPSVLKELLAKVTI, encoded by the coding sequence ATGTGGGCTGCCCTAGGCTGGGCACCTGCCGCCAGTCGTAGCATCGCCCCGCCGGAGGGCACGTCGGAGTTGGTCGCCAAGGCAGTCTCCGGATCACACGTGCTCACCGTCAATGGCTACTCCCAGACCAAGGGAGTCGTCTATGGCGACTTCATCACTGCCGCcacgttcgccgccgccggccatcgctgGTCCATCCTCTACTACCCTAATGGCAATTCCTACGATAACAGTGATTGCATATCCTTGTATCTCAAGATCGATCCCAGTACCTGTGGTCCGGACGTCGTCAAGGCACGGTTCAGGTTCAGCTTGCTTGGCGAGAACGGAGAACCGGTGCCAGGGTACAGCAAGAGCAGCGAGTTCTTCGCTACCATGATCGAGAAAAGAGGCATCGACAGGTTTATTAAGAGCTTCACATTGGAGCTTTCCGGCTGCATTATAGATGACTGTTTCAGCGTCAGGTGCGACATCACCGTCTTGAAGGTGATCCATAAAGACAAAGGTGTGGCCGCCGAGAGGTTCGTTGTTGTGCCGCCGTCCAACATTGATAAGGATCTTGGCCATCTCCTATCCAGTGGAAAGGGGGCAGACATCACGTTTGTGGTCGATGGCGAGACGTTTGCGGCGCACAGGAACATACTGGTGGCTCGGTCGCCGGTCTTTATGGCAGAGTTCTTCAGCCCGATGAAGGAGAAGGCCGCGGAGTGTGTTCGCATCGACGACATGGAAGCCAGAGTTTTCGAGGCCTTGCTACACTTTGTGTACACTGACTCCCTGCCTGAGATAGACCAGGGTGCAGCCATGGTCATGGCGCAGCATTTACTCGTGGCGGCAGACAGATACAGTCTAGAGAGGCTAAAGCTGATATGTGAAGACAAGCTTTGTAACTACATTGATACAACCACTGTTGGAACAATACTGACGTTGGCCGAGCAACATGGGCGTCACGGCCTTAAGAAGGCGTGCTTTCAGTTTCTCATGTCTGGTAACAACCTGAATGCAGCCATAGGGACTGATGCCTTTGACCACTTGACGAATAGTTGTCCATCCGTCCTCAAGGAGTTGCTTGCAAAGGTCACTATCTGA
- the LOC117834571 gene encoding uncharacterized protein yields MSDQTTGHRRQTSPLDDDDLLGEILARVPLQPSSLLRISIVCKRWQRLVSGEWFRHRLCAHHRKAPLLGYFHLSTIFNDVVFNPIMEPPDRIHPRRFLPGRALPAAGQDIELLGCRHGRVVFTNISAITVFVCDPVTGGYARLAVPPEFPKLFINGTVLCAAGEQGHVHGACHSSPFKVVMVSMFTEDRRPMACVYSSDWPVGKYHPA; encoded by the coding sequence ATGAGCGACCAGACgaccggccaccgccgccaaaCCTCGCcgctggacgacgacgacctcctcGGTGAGATCCTCGCCCGCGTGCCCCTGCAGCCCTCCTCGCTCCTCCGCATCTCCATCGTGTGCAAGCGCTGGCAGCGCCTCGTCTCCGGCGAATGGTTCCGCCACCGCTTATGCGCGCACCACCGGAAGGCGCCGCTCCTCGGCTACTTCCACCTCAGCACGATCTTCAACGATGTCGTGTTCAACCCGATCATGGAACCCCCGGACCGCATCCATCCCCGGCGCTTCTTGCCGGGacgcgccctccccgccgccgggcaGGACATCGAGCTGCTTGGCTGCCGCCACGGACGCGTCGTCTTCACCAACATTTCAGCTATCACCGTCTTCGTCTGCGATCCTGTCACCGGAGGCTATGCCCGGTTGGCCgtcccgccggagtttcccAAATTGTTCATCAACGGGACGGTGCTCTGCGCGGCTGGCGAGCAGGGCCACGTGCACGGCGCCTGCCACTCGAGCCCCTTCAAGGTGGTCATGGTGTCCATGTTCACAGAAGACCGTCGTCCGATGGCCTGTGTCTACTCATCGGACTGGCCTGTGGGGAAATATCATCCGGCATGA